From a single Oligoflexia bacterium genomic region:
- a CDS encoding DUF4442 domain-containing protein, with product MDLRKSLFQLEQLSPRLARKLWELTPLMSAPLTLVMGFKVKLLTDTSVEVEIPYGRQNRNEVGQLQSSVLIAAAEYASNMLWKRHLNPELDQVRLEALQSQFFKPAFSAVRVRASLGEIEREKVLRKIRSGEEVTCELSVVVTDEKDQTVASVNGHWILKTLRPLALG from the coding sequence ATGGATTTAAGAAAATCGTTGTTTCAATTAGAGCAATTAAGCCCAAGGCTTGCACGAAAACTGTGGGAGCTCACACCTTTGATGAGTGCTCCTTTGACTTTAGTCATGGGCTTTAAAGTAAAGCTGTTAACCGATACATCGGTTGAAGTAGAAATTCCATATGGAAGACAAAATCGAAATGAAGTGGGGCAATTGCAAAGTTCAGTTTTAATTGCGGCAGCTGAGTACGCATCTAACATGTTATGGAAGCGACATCTTAATCCAGAATTAGATCAAGTGAGATTAGAGGCATTACAAAGTCAGTTTTTTAAGCCGGCATTTTCAGCAGTGCGTGTGCGAGCATCGCTTGGAGAAATTGAACGAGAAAAAGTATTACGAAAGATTCGTTCAGGTGAAGAAGTAACGTGTGAATTATCAGTAGTAGTGACAGATGAAAAAGATCAAACAGTAGCAAGCGTAAATGGACATTGGATTTTAAAAACACTGCGTCCGTTGGCTTTAGGTTAA
- the hppD gene encoding 4-hydroxyphenylpyruvate dioxygenase — MSIKLNGVDSIEFAVKSLSEREKQLTDWGFSKLGEGKSSSTRSTLWGQGKIKFILSQGDDDKSYASKFVAAHGDGICQVALNVDDAEKTYSEAVKRGATEVHEPKKDKLADGDYTQASIKAVGDVLHTFVSRKNTRVFNPVVQVEVENYPKGFGMFAVDHLTCNVEAGKMEYWADFYHKIFDFKVTRFFKITTGRTGLLSKVLENSEGTVKIPINEPTETKSQIQEYLNVNHGAGVQHLALSTADILETLPQLRKSGQEFLNVPDTYYDDVPKRINNMKEDLKKLQAQRILADGDNSGYLLQIFSQNAVGPFFFEVIQRAGNQGFGEGNFKALFEAIERDQERRGVL; from the coding sequence GTGAGTATTAAATTAAATGGTGTGGATTCAATCGAATTTGCAGTGAAATCACTAAGCGAAAGAGAAAAGCAATTAACCGATTGGGGTTTTAGTAAACTTGGTGAGGGAAAATCATCTTCAACGCGAAGTACACTTTGGGGGCAAGGGAAAATAAAGTTTATCCTTTCACAAGGAGATGATGACAAAAGTTATGCATCAAAATTTGTAGCCGCACATGGTGATGGAATTTGTCAAGTTGCACTCAACGTTGACGATGCAGAAAAAACTTACAGCGAAGCAGTAAAACGTGGAGCTACAGAGGTACATGAGCCTAAAAAAGATAAATTAGCTGATGGTGATTATACGCAAGCAAGTATTAAGGCTGTAGGTGATGTCTTGCATACTTTTGTTTCACGCAAAAACACTCGTGTTTTTAACCCCGTTGTCCAAGTAGAAGTTGAAAATTACCCTAAAGGTTTTGGAATGTTTGCTGTAGATCATCTCACTTGCAACGTTGAAGCAGGCAAGATGGAATATTGGGCTGATTTTTATCATAAGATTTTTGATTTTAAAGTCACACGGTTTTTTAAAATCACAACTGGCCGCACAGGATTATTGAGTAAGGTATTGGAGAATTCTGAGGGCACAGTTAAAATCCCTATAAATGAACCTACTGAAACTAAGAGCCAGATTCAAGAATACTTAAATGTGAATCATGGTGCTGGAGTTCAACATTTAGCGCTTTCAACGGCTGATATTTTAGAGACACTTCCTCAATTGAGAAAATCGGGGCAAGAATTTTTAAATGTCCCAGATACTTATTATGATGATGTTCCTAAGCGCATTAATAATATGAAAGAAGATTTAAAAAAACTTCAAGCACAGCGCATTTTAGCTGATGGTGATAATTCTGGTTATTTACTGCAAATTTTTTCACAAAATGCAGTGGGACCATTTTTCTTTGAAGTCATTCAGCGTGCAGGCAATCAAGGGTTTGGCGAAGGAAATTTTAAAGCACTATTTGAAGCTATCGAAAGAGATCAAGAGCGACGTGGTGTTTTATAA
- a CDS encoding M1 family aminopeptidase, with protein MENIKDLIGCRCHAGNYFAPRPHVKEKVPAHTFPWAKVQYSEERPVLPIHQFLDLVLDVKEKTLKGSNTISFKVAYREVNSFKIDSIDLRISTVEINKKSIQFEVQEKHIMIFLPDTLKRGDTGEVKINYEARDPKAGIYFINPDDKYPNRPIQVWTQGQDDDSRYWFPSFDEPGIKCSFEMKIEVPAGFIATSNGALLSESRSGKYWTFHWRSGALIPSYLVTLTAGMFSEIKETWRGKLVAYLCEKGREEEVKLSFGKTPKMMDLFSEKLGVEYPYEKYYQIAVAEFVFGGMENTSATTQTDTVLHPLELDEDFTSDDLVSHELAHQWFGNLVTCKSWSHGWLNEGWATFMETVFKEVDLGVEETHYFRFEELNIYLAEDSGLYRRPIVTHFYSDPGEVWDRHLYQKGGLVLNMLKNLIGNEDFWNGTKNYLLLHKGGAVETVDFQRALEKESGKNLQEFFDQWIFKAGHPELKAGFEWDQTQKIAKLKFNQKQTVDALTSLFKIDSEIEFVFSDKSVVKLPIKIDEKEQTFAAHLKEKPLYCRFDVGNSIIKTLEWALPLEMLKNQLKNDDDVIGKIWAIKAIAKEATSEGIDTLIDRLDNDSFWGIRIEAAAALGSTRSNQARKALLRALKKEKKGKVRTRICLALGDFRDQEVADVLIATLESDKNIFVRGAAANALGRTKSQNAFDALKKALKTKTWNDYVATHANVGLRMLRDANALPLFLENARYGAPKFARPAATIALGEYGLDRVEVTEFLKESLDDPYLRVRFAATDALVRRRDPSVAWALEDAAHRIVDGHFKAAAFRAAKRVRHNQERPEEFTDFKDTLEKLLDENRKLKDRMEMLEVKPPTLIAKKSKKTKRK; from the coding sequence ATGGAAAACATCAAAGATCTAATAGGGTGTCGATGTCACGCTGGTAATTACTTTGCACCACGGCCACATGTTAAAGAAAAAGTACCGGCGCATACGTTTCCTTGGGCAAAGGTTCAGTACAGTGAAGAAAGACCTGTACTGCCAATTCATCAGTTTTTAGATCTTGTTTTAGATGTGAAAGAAAAAACACTTAAAGGCAGTAACACGATTTCATTTAAGGTTGCATATCGCGAAGTTAATTCTTTTAAAATTGATTCCATCGATTTACGTATTTCTACTGTTGAAATTAATAAAAAATCTATTCAATTTGAAGTCCAAGAAAAACACATTATGATTTTTCTGCCCGATACACTTAAGCGCGGCGACACGGGTGAAGTAAAAATAAATTATGAAGCCCGTGATCCAAAGGCAGGGATTTATTTTATAAACCCTGATGATAAATATCCAAATCGTCCTATTCAGGTTTGGACTCAAGGTCAAGATGATGATTCTCGTTATTGGTTTCCTTCATTTGATGAGCCGGGAATTAAATGTTCATTTGAAATGAAAATAGAAGTACCCGCGGGTTTCATCGCAACAAGTAATGGCGCTTTATTGAGTGAATCAAGAAGTGGTAAATACTGGACGTTTCACTGGCGAAGTGGGGCGTTGATTCCGAGTTATCTTGTGACGCTTACTGCTGGAATGTTTTCTGAGATTAAAGAAACATGGCGTGGAAAACTAGTTGCTTATCTTTGTGAAAAAGGGCGTGAAGAAGAGGTTAAGCTGAGCTTTGGAAAAACTCCGAAGATGATGGATCTTTTTAGTGAAAAACTGGGTGTTGAGTATCCGTACGAAAAATACTATCAAATCGCAGTAGCAGAATTTGTTTTTGGCGGAATGGAAAATACATCTGCCACCACACAAACAGATACGGTTTTACACCCTCTAGAGCTTGATGAAGATTTTACTAGTGATGATCTGGTGTCTCACGAACTAGCGCATCAGTGGTTTGGGAATCTTGTGACCTGTAAATCCTGGAGTCATGGCTGGCTAAACGAAGGCTGGGCTACGTTTATGGAGACGGTTTTTAAAGAGGTCGACCTTGGAGTTGAAGAAACTCACTATTTTCGATTCGAAGAACTCAATATTTATTTAGCAGAAGATTCGGGCCTTTACCGTAGACCTATTGTTACTCATTTTTATAGTGACCCAGGTGAAGTTTGGGATCGGCATTTGTATCAAAAAGGTGGGCTTGTATTAAATATGCTCAAAAATCTAATTGGTAATGAAGATTTTTGGAACGGAACGAAAAATTATCTGTTGTTACATAAAGGTGGTGCAGTTGAGACCGTTGATTTTCAAAGAGCACTTGAGAAAGAATCTGGCAAAAATCTTCAAGAGTTTTTTGATCAATGGATTTTTAAAGCCGGTCATCCAGAATTAAAAGCCGGTTTTGAGTGGGATCAAACTCAAAAAATTGCAAAACTCAAATTTAATCAAAAACAAACTGTAGATGCATTAACTTCACTTTTTAAAATTGATTCAGAAATTGAATTTGTTTTCTCAGATAAGTCGGTTGTGAAGCTTCCTATTAAAATCGATGAAAAAGAGCAGACATTTGCAGCTCATTTAAAAGAGAAGCCATTGTATTGTCGTTTTGATGTTGGAAATTCAATTATCAAAACACTTGAATGGGCATTGCCGCTTGAGATGCTCAAAAATCAATTAAAAAATGATGACGATGTGATTGGTAAAATATGGGCGATTAAAGCAATTGCAAAGGAAGCAACGAGTGAGGGGATCGACACATTAATTGATCGCCTCGATAATGATTCATTTTGGGGAATTCGTATTGAAGCTGCTGCAGCTTTAGGAAGTACACGTTCAAATCAAGCACGTAAGGCCTTGTTACGAGCATTGAAAAAAGAAAAGAAAGGTAAAGTGCGCACGCGTATTTGTTTAGCCCTGGGTGATTTTCGAGATCAAGAAGTTGCAGATGTACTGATTGCGACACTTGAATCTGATAAAAATATTTTTGTTCGTGGTGCCGCAGCCAATGCATTAGGACGTACAAAATCTCAAAATGCTTTTGATGCACTTAAAAAAGCGCTTAAAACTAAAACCTGGAATGACTATGTTGCAACACACGCCAATGTGGGTTTAAGAATGTTGCGCGACGCAAACGCGTTGCCATTATTTTTAGAGAATGCCCGCTATGGAGCGCCTAAGTTTGCAAGGCCCGCCGCAACCATTGCACTTGGCGAGTATGGTCTTGATCGCGTTGAGGTCACAGAATTTTTAAAAGAAAGTTTGGATGATCCATATTTACGTGTACGTTTTGCAGCCACTGATGCACTTGTGCGCAGGCGCGATCCGAGTGTCGCATGGGCACTAGAAGATGCCGCTCACCGCATTGTCGATGGTCATTTTAAAGCCGCAGCATTTCGTGCAGCAAAACGAGTGCGACACAATCAAGAGCGCCCTGAAGAGTTTACTGATTTTAAAGATACTCTTGAGAAGCTGCTTGATGAAAATCGAAAGCTGAAAGATCGCATGGAAATGCTTGAAGTAAAACCGCCGACACTTATCGCGAAAAAATCTAAGAAAACAAAACGTAAATAA
- a CDS encoding hydroxymethylglutaryl-CoA lyase, with protein sequence MRIKIFEVGPRDGLQNEVKILSLEQKKHFIELLSQAGHSDIEVGAFVNPQKIPQMANTKELTKALGKSLKTQYWNLVPNDRGFQDAAESGVKNIAIFTAASETFNQRNINTSIDGSFERFETFLPNAKKLKMRIRGYVSTCFGCPYEGVINPKAVLKVTERLLKLGVHEISIGDTIGVANPKQVEKLTKSLLKLMGSKKLALHFHDTRGTALANILAGLQAGVKIFDSSSGGLGGCPYAPGAAGNVATEDLLYMLHEMGFDTGINLAKQVQASQYVQSCLNRTLPSRYLQAATKNSTNS encoded by the coding sequence ATGCGCATTAAAATATTTGAAGTAGGCCCACGCGACGGATTACAAAACGAAGTAAAAATACTGAGCCTAGAACAAAAAAAACATTTCATTGAACTTTTATCTCAAGCCGGGCATTCAGATATTGAAGTTGGGGCATTTGTTAATCCTCAAAAAATTCCTCAAATGGCCAACACAAAAGAATTAACAAAGGCACTTGGTAAATCATTAAAAACCCAATACTGGAACCTTGTGCCCAATGACCGCGGATTTCAAGATGCCGCTGAATCTGGTGTTAAAAACATCGCGATTTTCACAGCAGCCAGTGAAACGTTCAATCAACGTAACATCAACACATCTATTGATGGTAGCTTTGAACGCTTCGAAACATTTTTACCCAATGCAAAAAAATTAAAAATGCGCATTCGCGGTTATGTCTCTACGTGTTTTGGTTGCCCATACGAAGGTGTGATAAATCCTAAAGCTGTATTAAAAGTAACCGAGCGCCTACTTAAGTTAGGTGTTCATGAAATCAGCATTGGAGACACCATTGGTGTTGCGAACCCAAAACAAGTTGAAAAACTCACAAAATCACTTTTAAAACTTATGGGTTCAAAAAAACTTGCTCTGCATTTTCACGATACAAGAGGTACAGCACTAGCCAATATTCTCGCAGGTTTACAAGCAGGTGTGAAAATTTTTGATTCCAGTAGTGGCGGCCTAGGCGGTTGCCCATACGCACCAGGTGCTGCAGGCAATGTGGCCACCGAAGACTTACTCTACATGCTGCATGAAATGGGTTTTGACACCGGAATCAATTTAGCCAAACAAGTTCAAGCAAGTCAGTATGTTCAATCTTGCTTGAATCGCACATTACCTAGCCGCTACTTACAAGCAGCGACCAAAAACTCCACGAATTCTTGA
- a CDS encoding acetyl-CoA carboxylase biotin carboxyl carrier protein subunit has product MSDLRRGFIKKIGSTLWMHFEGRTFTVDMNTSSSARRSKQTHGVTDGFLRSPMPGKVLKLNFKPGQSVKSGETVCVLEAMKMEYALKASFDGKIKNIFKNAGEQVLLDDKIVELEK; this is encoded by the coding sequence ATGAGTGATTTACGTCGCGGCTTTATCAAAAAGATCGGCTCCACACTTTGGATGCACTTTGAAGGCCGCACTTTCACAGTAGATATGAACACATCCTCTAGCGCTCGACGCAGCAAACAGACCCACGGAGTCACCGATGGTTTTCTACGCTCACCCATGCCTGGTAAGGTTTTAAAATTAAATTTCAAACCTGGCCAAAGTGTTAAATCGGGTGAAACTGTTTGTGTATTAGAAGCGATGAAGATGGAATACGCGCTGAAAGCTTCATTTGATGGAAAAATAAAAAATATTTTTAAAAATGCCGGCGAACAAGTCTTACTCGATGATAAAATTGTAGAATTAGAAAAATAG
- a CDS encoding biotin carboxylase N-terminal domain-containing protein, with the protein MRVAINNRGEVAVRIIRTCQELGFTSILLHSSPDKNTIAYRMADETVELTGSSSLETYLNIPVVVNSALSAKAELLHPGFGFLSENAEFVVALESAGITFVGPSAKSIFTAGNKIKAKELAKANNVPVTPAYTGSETDPAKLLAEVRKIGFPCIVKAASGGGGKGMKVVEHDSDFFELLSSAQREAKNAFGSDQVFIERYIQKPRHIEVQILCDTRGKRLHFFERECSIQRRHQKIFEETPSTAITPELRDKITAAALKIAEAADYTNAGTVEFLLDEKNNFYFMELNTRLQVEHTVTELVCGVDLVRLQFAIALGHELEIEQTDISQRGHALEVRIYAENPALEFLPSPGTIQELHLPLGPHRRFDFGYDVGDTITPNYDPMIGKIITWAPTREENLRRMYSTLCETVIFGVHTNIEFLKSVLLNKKYQMNNVSTRFLEEEYKGSFKLSELTETQKEFAKTAAQKSTTSTGNQNGSDLSNNSGLRYQSPWVTS; encoded by the coding sequence TTGCGCGTCGCCATTAACAATCGCGGTGAAGTTGCTGTTCGCATCATTCGCACCTGCCAAGAGCTAGGTTTTACATCGATATTACTTCATTCAAGTCCTGATAAAAATACAATAGCCTATCGAATGGCTGATGAAACCGTAGAACTCACAGGATCATCATCACTTGAAACCTATTTAAATATTCCGGTAGTTGTGAATAGTGCACTATCAGCAAAGGCAGAACTACTTCATCCAGGGTTTGGGTTTTTAAGTGAAAATGCTGAATTTGTAGTGGCGCTCGAAAGTGCTGGTATTACTTTTGTTGGGCCATCAGCAAAATCAATTTTTACTGCAGGAAATAAAATAAAGGCCAAAGAATTAGCTAAGGCGAATAATGTTCCCGTCACTCCGGCGTACACTGGCTCTGAAACAGACCCCGCCAAATTATTAGCAGAAGTTCGAAAAATTGGATTCCCCTGCATCGTTAAAGCCGCATCCGGTGGCGGTGGCAAGGGAATGAAGGTCGTTGAACATGACTCAGATTTTTTTGAACTCTTAAGCTCAGCTCAAAGAGAAGCTAAAAATGCATTCGGTTCTGATCAAGTATTTATTGAGCGCTATATTCAAAAGCCAAGACATATCGAAGTTCAAATTTTATGTGATACGCGCGGAAAACGACTTCATTTTTTTGAGCGCGAATGCAGCATTCAAAGAAGACATCAAAAGATTTTTGAAGAAACACCATCAACGGCTATTACACCTGAACTGCGCGATAAAATTACAGCAGCAGCACTTAAAATTGCTGAAGCTGCAGATTACACAAATGCAGGTACAGTTGAGTTTTTATTAGATGAAAAAAATAATTTTTACTTTATGGAGCTCAACACAAGACTGCAGGTAGAACACACAGTCACTGAACTTGTATGCGGCGTTGACCTTGTACGTTTACAATTTGCAATAGCATTAGGCCATGAACTCGAAATTGAACAAACAGATATCTCACAAAGAGGTCATGCATTAGAGGTAAGAATCTATGCTGAAAACCCAGCACTTGAGTTTTTACCCAGCCCTGGAACAATCCAAGAATTACACCTTCCTCTTGGCCCCCATCGTCGCTTTGATTTTGGTTATGACGTTGGCGATACAATTACACCCAACTATGACCCTATGATCGGCAAAATTATCACATGGGCTCCAACTCGTGAAGAAAACCTCAGACGCATGTACTCTACACTTTGTGAAACTGTTATTTTTGGAGTTCATACAAATATTGAATTTTTAAAATCAGTATTGCTCAATAAAAAATATCAAATGAACAATGTCAGTACTCGTTTTTTAGAAGAAGAGTACAAAGGTAGTTTTAAACTTTCTGAATTAACCGAAACACAAAAAGAATTTGCAAAAACAGCTGCTCAAAAATCAACCACCTCCACTGGCAATCAAAATGGAAGTGACCTCTCAAATAATTCTGGCCTTCGTTATCAATCACCGTGGGTGACATCATGA
- a CDS encoding enoyl-CoA hydratase-related protein, with protein MTNLKADKFNSVLHVTLSRPEVHNALDADLIKGLTEIFKSIKKDSSILAVVLRGAGPSFCAGGDLNWMRKSMKFTLAQNKKDTQKLSDMYEAIFQCPVPVLAVIQGSVMGGGVGLTAVCDIVAAETETKFCLSEVRLGLVPSIISPYVLRKIPESQARPLMLTAEVFKALHAQQIGLVHFTGAVADAENFIQEKLKLIVNNGPEATRITKDLIQKIKTSNWPAARKLTVKTIAQRRVSKEGQEGMNAFFEKRIPTWRRGT; from the coding sequence ATGACAAACTTAAAAGCTGATAAATTTAATTCTGTTTTACACGTCACCCTTTCACGCCCCGAAGTGCATAACGCATTAGATGCAGATTTGATCAAAGGCCTTACAGAAATTTTTAAATCTATAAAAAAAGATTCATCGATTTTAGCAGTTGTACTTCGAGGTGCGGGGCCTAGTTTTTGCGCTGGAGGGGATCTCAACTGGATGCGCAAATCTATGAAATTCACTTTAGCCCAAAATAAAAAAGACACTCAAAAACTTTCTGACATGTACGAAGCCATCTTTCAATGCCCCGTGCCTGTTTTAGCTGTCATTCAAGGGAGTGTAATGGGCGGAGGAGTTGGATTAACAGCTGTCTGCGATATCGTTGCCGCTGAAACTGAAACAAAATTTTGTCTCAGTGAAGTCAGACTGGGTTTAGTTCCCAGTATTATTTCACCCTATGTTTTACGAAAAATTCCCGAATCACAAGCCAGGCCTTTGATGCTCACGGCCGAGGTGTTCAAAGCTTTACATGCTCAACAAATTGGGCTCGTACATTTTACCGGTGCTGTGGCAGATGCAGAAAATTTTATTCAAGAAAAACTAAAACTTATTGTTAATAATGGCCCAGAAGCTACTCGAATCACAAAAGATCTTATTCAAAAAATAAAAACATCAAACTGGCCAGCAGCAAGAAAACTTACCGTAAAAACAATAGCTCAACGGAGAGTTTCTAAAGAGGGTCAAGAGGGTATGAATGCTTTTTTTGAAAAACGCATACCCACATGGCGAAGGGGTACATAA
- a CDS encoding carboxyl transferase domain-containing protein: protein METIETQVNTSSPEFNANKESYAKLLKKLEMHLRQVESGGGEEALRKHKSRGKLPARERVQKLIDPGTPFLEFSALAAWEMFDGEAPSAGIITGIGVIHGREVIIVANDATVKGGTYFPITVKKHLRAQEIALENNLPCVYLVDSGGAFLPLQAEVFPDRDHFGAIFYNQARMSAARIPQIAVVMGSCTAGGAYVPAMCDESVIVKGNGTIFLGGPPLVKAATGEIVDAESLGGALVHCQKSGVTDHFAEDENHALEITRNIIQNLNRPSLAQSTLALSAIEKKDPLYDSKEIYGIIPNDPRKPFDVREIIARIVDGSEFQEFKALYGTTLVCGFARIWGFPVGIIANNGVLFSESALKTTHFIELCCQRNIPLVFLQNITGFMVGKKYENEGIAKDGAKMVMAVSNARVPKFTVIIGGSFGAGNYGMCGRAFRPRQLWMWPNARISVMGGEQAANVLLTVKMDQLSSQKKTMTPVEQEAFKKPTLEKYENEGSPYYSTARLWDDGIINPAYTRKVLALGLAASTNQEIPPTPSGVYRM from the coding sequence GTGGAAACAATTGAAACGCAAGTAAACACATCAAGCCCTGAATTCAACGCCAATAAAGAGTCGTATGCAAAACTTTTAAAAAAATTAGAAATGCATTTGCGACAAGTTGAATCAGGTGGAGGAGAAGAAGCCTTACGAAAACATAAATCTCGCGGTAAACTTCCGGCACGTGAACGCGTTCAAAAACTAATAGACCCTGGTACGCCCTTTTTAGAATTCAGCGCCCTTGCTGCATGGGAAATGTTTGACGGCGAAGCACCAAGCGCAGGAATCATCACAGGCATAGGTGTTATTCATGGTCGCGAAGTCATCATCGTTGCAAACGATGCCACAGTAAAAGGTGGCACCTATTTTCCCATCACTGTTAAAAAACATTTAAGAGCACAAGAAATTGCCCTAGAAAATAATTTGCCCTGTGTTTACCTCGTAGATTCAGGTGGCGCCTTTTTGCCACTACAAGCAGAGGTGTTTCCAGATCGCGATCATTTCGGAGCGATTTTTTATAATCAAGCCCGTATGTCAGCAGCTCGCATTCCACAAATCGCAGTAGTGATGGGTTCATGCACCGCTGGGGGAGCCTATGTCCCAGCCATGTGTGATGAATCAGTTATTGTAAAAGGAAATGGTACGATTTTTTTAGGTGGCCCGCCTCTTGTGAAAGCTGCCACGGGTGAGATCGTTGATGCCGAAAGTCTTGGCGGTGCACTTGTGCATTGTCAAAAAAGTGGGGTCACAGATCATTTTGCAGAGGATGAAAATCACGCACTTGAGATCACGCGCAATATTATTCAAAATCTCAATCGCCCGTCACTTGCGCAATCAACATTGGCTCTAAGTGCAATTGAGAAAAAAGATCCACTTTATGATTCTAAAGAAATTTATGGAATCATTCCAAATGATCCAAGAAAACCATTTGATGTTCGTGAAATTATCGCGCGCATTGTAGATGGCAGTGAGTTTCAAGAATTCAAAGCGCTGTACGGAACAACTTTGGTCTGTGGCTTTGCACGCATTTGGGGATTTCCCGTAGGAATCATAGCCAACAACGGAGTTTTATTTAGTGAAAGTGCATTAAAGACTACACATTTTATTGAACTTTGCTGTCAAAGAAATATTCCGTTGGTTTTTTTACAAAATATCACGGGCTTTATGGTTGGAAAAAAATACGAAAATGAGGGCATCGCAAAAGATGGTGCAAAAATGGTTATGGCCGTGAGCAATGCACGTGTGCCTAAATTTACCGTAATCATTGGCGGAAGTTTTGGTGCCGGGAATTATGGAATGTGCGGCAGAGCGTTTCGTCCACGACAACTCTGGATGTGGCCCAACGCACGTATTAGCGTCATGGGAGGTGAACAAGCAGCCAATGTTTTATTAACAGTGAAGATGGATCAACTCAGTAGTCAGAAAAAAACTATGACGCCAGTAGAACAAGAGGCGTTTAAAAAACCGACTTTAGAAAAATATGAAAATGAAGGCAGCCCCTATTATTCCACCGCAAGACTTTGGGATGACGGAATCATTAACCCGGCTTACACCCGAAAAGTATTAGCGCTTGGTTTGGCTGCGAGCACGAATCAAGAAATACCACCCACGCCCAGTGGCGTGTACCGCATGTGA
- a CDS encoding RluA family pseudouridine synthase, with amino-acid sequence MNLAVGAKALSKRFGFYPGPLEPMVLLDYLAQKVSADLVIAQRSFTKDELEWLIEFGAVYKNQKRVLDPQDLIHSTDTLRVHFEPRRYAVNESDLQKRIIFSNDDFLIMNKPSGLPMHPTLDNLKENLIHGLRKVTGHNYFVTHRLDVPTSGLVLIAKTPEYQSLFNNLVSQRNLKKFYLARTLKPLQPRLYRHFMKDTVRAPKEVEDVVPSDTNEKWIECLLQIHSCNALKLGGFELGIELLTGRTHQIRAQLSQSGAPIVGDEMYGGISHDEFGLHAVEMIFSCPKTGGYHQYKVPCHWNHLGITLPYNASTVNLK; translated from the coding sequence ATGAATTTAGCTGTGGGAGCAAAGGCTTTGTCGAAGCGTTTTGGGTTTTACCCGGGCCCGCTTGAGCCAATGGTGCTTTTGGATTATTTAGCTCAAAAAGTGAGTGCGGATCTTGTGATCGCGCAAAGGTCATTCACCAAAGATGAGCTAGAGTGGCTGATCGAATTTGGTGCAGTTTATAAAAATCAAAAACGAGTTTTAGACCCACAAGACTTGATTCACTCAACAGATACTCTGCGTGTGCATTTTGAGCCGCGGCGATACGCTGTAAATGAATCTGACCTTCAAAAGCGTATTATTTTTTCTAATGATGATTTTCTTATTATGAATAAACCATCAGGTTTACCCATGCATCCCACACTTGATAATCTTAAAGAAAATCTGATTCATGGACTTAGGAAAGTTACTGGTCATAATTATTTTGTAACGCATAGACTTGATGTTCCAACATCGGGATTAGTGCTCATTGCTAAAACTCCAGAGTATCAATCACTGTTTAATAATTTAGTTTCACAAAGAAATTTAAAGAAATTTTATCTAGCCAGAACTCTTAAGCCGCTTCAGCCACGTTTATACCGACACTTTATGAAAGATACTGTGCGCGCTCCAAAAGAAGTGGAGGATGTTGTTCCCTCTGACACAAACGAAAAGTGGATTGAATGTCTTTTGCAAATTCATAGTTGTAATGCTCTCAAGCTCGGAGGTTTTGAATTGGGGATTGAACTTCTCACAGGTCGCACCCATCAAATCAGAGCGCAATTATCTCAAAGTGGAGCTCCAATTGTTGGTGATGAAATGTATGGAGGTATTTCACACGACGAGTTTGGTCTGCATGCGGTTGAGATGATTTTTTCTTGTCCAAAGACTGGGGGGTATCACCAGTATAAGGTCCCATGTCACTGGAATCATTTGGGGATAACCTTGCCTTATAACGCGTCGACCGTTAATCTTAAGTAA